A genomic window from Thunnus maccoyii chromosome 2, fThuMac1.1, whole genome shotgun sequence includes:
- the LOC121905110 gene encoding uncharacterized protein LOC121905110, whose product MDIEGGVTGNINDAMAAGVEEAVVICPFMTPAYQASRSCKKELNYADTREVIIVPVMLANNWEASEWLGLITAGLLWVDFRNAEKDEEHFEMCLRSLEEEIMFNAGHLLAEEEHQSEVVDQPENPKHFLKKKRGRRFCHAVSDLYIHESGEQIIHPDSDTRHTVELHQTPGDHCYWEEIKGNGCKYYRNVVTKRYLGEYRGSALLNNNNNKSVKNVFFIINGAK is encoded by the exons ATGGATATTGAAGGAGGGGTCACGGGGAACATTAACGATGC gatgGCAGCAGGCGTGGAGGAGGCTGTGGTGATTTGTCCCTTCATGACTCCAGCTTACCAGGCGTCCCGCAGCTGTAAGAAGGAGCTCAACTACGCGGACACCAGGGAGGTAATCATCGTGCCGGTCATGCTGGCCAATAACTGGGAGGCCAGTGAGTGGCTGGGACTGATCACTGCAGGCCTGCTGTGGGTGGACTTCAG AAATGCAGAAAAGGATGAGGAGCACTTTGAGATGTGTCTCAGGTCTCTGGAGGAGGAGATCATGTTTAACGCCGGTCACCTCCTGGCAGAAGAGGAACATCAAAGTGAGGTGGTGGATCAGCCAGAGAACCCGAAACACTTCCTGAAGAAGAAACGAGGCCGACGTTTTTGTCATGCCGTCTCCGATCTCTACATCCACGAGTCAG GTGAGCAGATAATCCACCCTGATAGTGACACCAGACATACAGTGGAGCTCCACCAGACACCTGGTGATCATTGTTACTGGGAGGAGATTAAGGGCAACGGCTGTAAGTACTACAGGAATGTTGTCACCAAAAGATACCTCGGTGAGTACAGAGGCTCTGCTTTActgaataacaacaacaacaagtctgtgaaaaatgtgttttttattattaatggaGCAAAATAA
- the plrg1 gene encoding pleiotropic regulator 1 isoform X2, which yields MTEDVQKHSVHTLVFRSLKRTHDMFVSDHAKSVPLDEQSHNVKMTVKLKTEYGAVLHMPVLKEGKDRVSVLPGSMQGHQSYTQPGDDPDYLITGTHAYPSGPGVALTADTKVHRNPSEGGIHSMALALPPSQARQDISRTAASVGDIHRHAGGAERSQPPSSALSLMEGGGTRNSALMRKAPTMPKPQWHPPWKLFRVISGHLGWVRSIAVEPGNQWFVTGSADRTIKIWDLASGKLKLSLTGHISTVRGVAVSSRSPYLFSCGEDKQVKCWDLEYNKVIRHYHGHLSAVYDLDLHPTIDVLVTCSRDATARVWDIRTKANVHTLTGHTNTVATVRCQAAEPQIITGSHDSTIRLWDLIAGKTRATLTNHKKSVRTIVLHPRQYTFASGSADNIKQWMFPDGKFIQNLSGHNAIINTLAVNSDGVLVSGADNGTIHMWDWRTGYNFQRIHAAVQPGSLDSESGIFSCVFDHSESRLITAEADKTIKVYKEDDTATEESHPINWKPEILKRKRF from the exons ATGACGGAG GATGTGCAGAAACACTCAGTCCACACGCTGGTCTTCAGGTCTCTGAAAAGGACTCATGATATGTTTGTGTCCGACCATGCGAAATCTGTCCCACTGGATGAGCAAAG TCACAATGTGAAGATGACTGTGAAACTGAAAACGGAGTATGGTGCGGTGTTACACATGCCCGTCTTGAAAGAAGGGAAAGATCGAGTCTCAGTGCTTCCTGGCAGCATGCAAGGCCACCAGAGCTACACACAACCAG GAGATGACCCAGATTACCTGATCACCGGGACACATGCTTACCCCTCTGGACCTG GAGTCGCTTTGACTGCTGACACGAAGGTGCACAGGAATCCCAGTGAGGGAGGAATCCACTCCATGGCGCTGGCTTTGCCACCCTCACAAGCCAG GCAGGACATCAGCCGCACTGCAGCCAGTGTCGGTGACATCCATCGACATGCAGGCGGAGCAGAAAGATCTCAACCTCCATCGAGTGCTTTG TCGCTGATGGAAGGAGGCGGCACCAGAAATTCTGCCCTCATGAGGAAAGCACCAACGATGCCCAAACCTCAGTGGCATCCACCGTGGAAACTGTTTCGG GTCATCAGTGGTCATCTTGGCTGGGTGAGGTCCATCGCTGTGGAGCCTGGGAATCAGTGGTTTGTCACAGGATCAGCTGATAGAACCATAAAG ATCTGGGATCTGGCCAGTGGGAAGCTGAAACTTTCTCTTACTGGACACATCAGTACAGTTCGTGGTGTGGCGGTCAGCAGTCGCAGCCCCTACCTCTTCTCCTGTGGAGAAGACAAGCAAGTCAAGTGTTGGGATCTGGAGTACAACAAG GTCATCAGACACTACCACGGACACCTGAGTGCTGTGTATGATTTGGATCTACATCCAACCATTGATGTGCTGGTGACGTGCAGCAGAGACGCCACAGCAAGG GTTTGGGACATCAGGACAAAAGCCAACGTGCACACACTAACCGGCCACACCAACACCGTGGCTACAGTCAGATGCCAGGCTGCAGAGCCACAAATCATCACcg GCAGCCACGATTCAACCATCAGACTGTGGGATTTGATTGCCGGGAAAACCAGAGCAACACTGACCAACCACAAGAAATCAGTCCGAACCATAGTGCTGCATCCCAGACA ATACACCTTTGCCTCTGGTTCTGCTGATAACATCAAACAGTGGATGTTCCCAGATGGCAAATTCATCCAGAACCTGTCCGGCCACAACGCCATCATCAACACTCTGGCTGTTAACTCTGacggcgtgttggtgtctggag cCGACAACGGGACCATCCACATGTGGGATTGGAGGACAGGCTACAACTTCCAGCGGATCCACGCAGCTGTGCAGCCTGGATCTCTGGACAGCGAGTCGGGCATCTTTTCTTGCGTGTTCGACCACTCAGAAAGCAGACTGATCACCGCCGAGGCCGACAAGACCATTAAAGTGTACAAAGAGGACGACACCGCT ACGGAAGAAAGCCATCCGATCAACTGGAAACCAGAAATCCTCAAGAGAAAAAGAttctaa
- the plrg1 gene encoding pleiotropic regulator 1 isoform X1, which yields MTEQDVQKHSVHTLVFRSLKRTHDMFVSDHAKSVPLDEQSHNVKMTVKLKTEYGAVLHMPVLKEGKDRVSVLPGSMQGHQSYTQPGDDPDYLITGTHAYPSGPGVALTADTKVHRNPSEGGIHSMALALPPSQARQDISRTAASVGDIHRHAGGAERSQPPSSALSLMEGGGTRNSALMRKAPTMPKPQWHPPWKLFRVISGHLGWVRSIAVEPGNQWFVTGSADRTIKIWDLASGKLKLSLTGHISTVRGVAVSSRSPYLFSCGEDKQVKCWDLEYNKVIRHYHGHLSAVYDLDLHPTIDVLVTCSRDATARVWDIRTKANVHTLTGHTNTVATVRCQAAEPQIITGSHDSTIRLWDLIAGKTRATLTNHKKSVRTIVLHPRQYTFASGSADNIKQWMFPDGKFIQNLSGHNAIINTLAVNSDGVLVSGADNGTIHMWDWRTGYNFQRIHAAVQPGSLDSESGIFSCVFDHSESRLITAEADKTIKVYKEDDTATEESHPINWKPEILKRKRF from the exons ATGACGGAG cAGGATGTGCAGAAACACTCAGTCCACACGCTGGTCTTCAGGTCTCTGAAAAGGACTCATGATATGTTTGTGTCCGACCATGCGAAATCTGTCCCACTGGATGAGCAAAG TCACAATGTGAAGATGACTGTGAAACTGAAAACGGAGTATGGTGCGGTGTTACACATGCCCGTCTTGAAAGAAGGGAAAGATCGAGTCTCAGTGCTTCCTGGCAGCATGCAAGGCCACCAGAGCTACACACAACCAG GAGATGACCCAGATTACCTGATCACCGGGACACATGCTTACCCCTCTGGACCTG GAGTCGCTTTGACTGCTGACACGAAGGTGCACAGGAATCCCAGTGAGGGAGGAATCCACTCCATGGCGCTGGCTTTGCCACCCTCACAAGCCAG GCAGGACATCAGCCGCACTGCAGCCAGTGTCGGTGACATCCATCGACATGCAGGCGGAGCAGAAAGATCTCAACCTCCATCGAGTGCTTTG TCGCTGATGGAAGGAGGCGGCACCAGAAATTCTGCCCTCATGAGGAAAGCACCAACGATGCCCAAACCTCAGTGGCATCCACCGTGGAAACTGTTTCGG GTCATCAGTGGTCATCTTGGCTGGGTGAGGTCCATCGCTGTGGAGCCTGGGAATCAGTGGTTTGTCACAGGATCAGCTGATAGAACCATAAAG ATCTGGGATCTGGCCAGTGGGAAGCTGAAACTTTCTCTTACTGGACACATCAGTACAGTTCGTGGTGTGGCGGTCAGCAGTCGCAGCCCCTACCTCTTCTCCTGTGGAGAAGACAAGCAAGTCAAGTGTTGGGATCTGGAGTACAACAAG GTCATCAGACACTACCACGGACACCTGAGTGCTGTGTATGATTTGGATCTACATCCAACCATTGATGTGCTGGTGACGTGCAGCAGAGACGCCACAGCAAGG GTTTGGGACATCAGGACAAAAGCCAACGTGCACACACTAACCGGCCACACCAACACCGTGGCTACAGTCAGATGCCAGGCTGCAGAGCCACAAATCATCACcg GCAGCCACGATTCAACCATCAGACTGTGGGATTTGATTGCCGGGAAAACCAGAGCAACACTGACCAACCACAAGAAATCAGTCCGAACCATAGTGCTGCATCCCAGACA ATACACCTTTGCCTCTGGTTCTGCTGATAACATCAAACAGTGGATGTTCCCAGATGGCAAATTCATCCAGAACCTGTCCGGCCACAACGCCATCATCAACACTCTGGCTGTTAACTCTGacggcgtgttggtgtctggag cCGACAACGGGACCATCCACATGTGGGATTGGAGGACAGGCTACAACTTCCAGCGGATCCACGCAGCTGTGCAGCCTGGATCTCTGGACAGCGAGTCGGGCATCTTTTCTTGCGTGTTCGACCACTCAGAAAGCAGACTGATCACCGCCGAGGCCGACAAGACCATTAAAGTGTACAAAGAGGACGACACCGCT ACGGAAGAAAGCCATCCGATCAACTGGAAACCAGAAATCCTCAAGAGAAAAAGAttctaa
- the fgg gene encoding fibrinogen gamma chain: MASSLLATAGGLLLLFSFSSAQPRGDSIAVCNPNDGFGKYCPTTCGVADYMQRYIPGVSRDLDKMQKDLETIANLTQGTEETVTYMKDSTTSAQKSTQPDPYFKRSSGMLEDVLRFEKTIITQEQQIFELQNLISSNERRMADLKQLSIQLQQRCSEPCKDSVEIQPTKGADCQDIANKGATVSGLYYVKPAKATEEFLVYCEIDNFGRGFTVIQRRRDGSVDFHKDWTQYKEGFGYLSPDDTTEFWLGNEKMHLLTTGSTIPTVLRIELVDWEGNKRYADYTMFRVGPEADQYRLTYGYYFGGDAGDAFDGFDFGDDPSDKFYTSHNGMQFSTHDKDNDKYDGNCARQDGSGWWMNRCHAAHLNGKYYQGGRYTEKDAGEYGFDNGIIWVTWHNRWYSLKETTMKLIPLSRITAGGQQTGVKQFGGLGDA; the protein is encoded by the exons ATGGCTTCATCACTTCTGGCAACGGCAGGAGGACTTCTGTTACTTTTCTCCTTCTCATCAGCA CAACCCAGAGGAGACAGCATTGCAGTATGCAACCCAAACGACGGCTTT GGAAAGTACTGTCCAACTACATGTGGAGTGGCTGATTACATGCAGAGATATATACCAGGAGTGAGTCGAGATTTGGACAAGATGCAAAAGGATTTGGAAACAATTGCCAATCTGACACAGGGGACAGAAGAAACAGTTACCTACATGAAAGATTCTACTACTTCAGCTCAAAAGAGTACCCAGCCAG ACCCGTACTTCAAAAGGTCATCGGGTATGCTGGAAGATGTCCTTCGATTTGAAAAGACCATCATTACACAGGAGCAGCAAATATT TGAACTTCAGAATTTAATTTCATCCAACGAGAGGCGAATGGCAGATTTGAAACAACTCTCcattcagctgcagcagagatgTAGTGAGCCCTGCAAAGACTCTGTTGAGATTCAGCCCACCAAAGgagcag attGCCAGGATATTGCTAACAAAGGTGCCACCGTCAGTGGTCTTTACTATGTGAAACCAGCGAAAGCTACTGAAGAGTTCCTGGTGTACTGTGAGATTGACAACTTTGGACGTGGTTTCACAGTAATACAGAGG AGACGTGACGGCAGTGTGGACTTCCACAAGGACTGGACCCAGTACAAGGAGGGCTTTGGTTATCTCTCCCCAGATGACACCACAGAGTTCTGGCTCGGCAATGAGAAAATGCATCTGCTGACCACTGGTTCGACCATCCCGACTGTGCTGAGGATAGAGCTTGTTGACTGGGAAGGCAACAAAAG ATATGCTGACTACACCATGTTCAGAGTCGGGCCAGAGGCCGACCAGTACCGTCTGACCTACGGCTACTACTTTGGCGGTGATGCTGGAGATGCTTTTGATGGTTTTGACTTTGGAGACGACCCCAGTGACAAGTTCTACACATCTCACAATGGCATGCAGTTCAGTACCCATGACAAGGACAACGACAAGTATGACGGCAACTGTGCAAGGCAGGATGGCTCCGGCTGGTGGATGAACAGATGTCATGCTGCCCACTTGAATGGCAAATACTACCAGG GTGGAAGGTACACAGAGAAGGACGCTGGTGAATATGGCTTTGACAACGGCATCATTTGGGTCACATGGCACAACCGCTGGTACTCCTTGAAAGAAACCACAATGAAGCTCATTCCCCTGAGCCGCATCACAGCCGGTGGACAGCAGACTGGGGTGAAACAGTTTGGTGGACTTGGAGATGCTTAA